The genomic region attttggaactgggtgcacacatgaggcgcacacatgaacatcacatgTTAAGACACCTTGTCCACTTtagagaaaatttaagacttttaattGCGTTTTATGGTtgcgaaaatacggtaagtcGGTAAATTCAAAACAGGATCAACAGATTAAACGTTTATTTGCAGTTGAAAACATATTTAAGGTGTTTTGCTGACTTTTGGTGTCTCCCACAGCAACATTGCTCCTCTCACGTTCCAACAACCTGTAAATATAATTGGGCGGATTGTGAGACGACGTCATTGAGCGTCTTCTAGCGACTTGTTGGACAGAAAATAGAGACCTTTTGTATTGAGGAGTTGGCAACAAAACCAGCTAAGACAGAGTCCCATCAAGTCAAATCAATGTTCTTCCACATCTTTATTATCAATATTTCGACAACTGAACAATAGTATCAGACTTTTTGAGTGAGACATTGATGGATTTATTAATGCTAACGTCCAGATTGATCTTCAATACAGGCAAATAGAGGTGGAATCAGGGTCGCTCACTGGTCAGAATGAACTTCAAGAGGAATAATGTCAGCATGTGCagtcaaaaagaagaagagagtggAATAAAGAGGCTGCAGGGAGTTCTATCCCCTCAGGAGGAAACCAGCAGGTTAACAGCATATTCTGAATGACAGCAACTGAACCTGCAGCTGGGAAAAAGGCTTAAAAAGACTTTAGAGTCATAATAATGAACTGACTTGTATATCTGCCAATAACTGACTCCTCTTTCATGGTTAGTGAGGAAGGTTCTAAAGACAGAAGCAACAACAGGAGCCTGCATGTAGAAACAACCAGTTCAGAACAAAGAGGTTCACATATATTAGAGAGCTTAAACCCAGCAGGACTCAAAGAATCagaccctttttaaaaatcacttcATGTGAAACGGCATCATTACAACTACAAGGAAGTCCAAGAATTTCCACATCTAGAGGTTCTACCGACTAAAATAACCCCCTAAAAAGGTTCAGGATGGAAAAGCCGACGGGTCCACAGACGCTGTTTCCAGCTCTGATTCCAGTCGTCCCAAAAGCTCTAATGACTCTGAGCCTCATTAGCTCTAATAACAACATGAGAAGCAGAACGatgaacagcagagcagcacaaatctCCCCATCATCAGCTGGATTCTTGagctgaaacagaagaagaaaggaaaggttGTGTGTGCTGATGGTTTGTGACTAAAGTGGCGCCACGGCGACGCCTCCATATCAGCTGGAGTAGGAAGGAATTAGACAAACATCAGGATATAATATCAACCAGGGCAAAAACCTGCTGCAACAGCTTCAACAacttgataaaaatgtgtcaaatatCTCATGATGAGTTTATTAAATCCCAGCTgcacaaagaaaaggagcttCCATTAAAGATCAGAGCAACGATGTTGGAGGATTTTCTGATGGAAAGATGAATCAAATCCATCCAATCCTCAGGCTGATACAGTTTCCATGCTCCTCTCAGACTGTTGCCATCAACAAACTCCCTTTGTCTGGTGTGACGCTCTAATAACGCTGCCAGATGGAACTAAAATGGCTGCCCAGCCCTCCTGATCTGGGAGGTTGAACCCTCCAACATGGAGCTGCTTCAGATCAAAGCTCAGTTTTCCTACCAGGAGAAAAGAATTAAAACACGGACGAGGAATCATCAACACTCACAACGAGCAATTACAGCCTGATCAGCAACGAGGGAAACAGCAACTTTGGATTCTGAGTCAGATTTAAGAACTTTctgattttagattttattgGTCCATTTTTCCAGAATAAAGATCAAAGAACCGTCTCAGAATCATGAAAGCAAAACTGAGAGAAGAATCAAGTTTATTAGGAAAGAAAAGCTGGAATAAAGACGTGAGTGAAGGAaactgtcaggaaccagataagaacccaaatgtgacacacgGGTCTGGCTGAACatcgctttattgtcggacacagacatcagagaggattcaccggggagcgagcagaacagaatagtcggggacaagcaaggtcgagatcgggcagaaggcagacagagtttacaggggagcagactaaacagaatggtcaggaacaggcaagatcggaaccgggcaggcaaacaggaatacgctggaaggTCAtcaggaacgaataacgatctggcaccgagtgagtgtgaggctggagaatatatactggcaGGTGAGTGATCAGTGGGtttgacagaaacaggaagcagattcCAGGTTTACAAGGGTGACACGGTTCAGTCAGGATCAGTGAGGACTGTCCAGGTGAGGACAGTGTCCATCAGACCAGAGACAGCTGTTGGGAGCATCAGTGAGTCTCTGGGGGACGGTGAGACGGTCTCACCTGTTGACAGGTGGGTGAGCGGTGACGTCTCTCTGCTTTACTcacctctgtccctgtccctgtctctgtctctgtccctcaggTGTCCACATGCTCCAGTCTATGTACGGCTGTGAGTGGGACGATGAGACTGGAGAGAAGAATGGATTTTTTCAGGATGGTTTTGATGGAGAAGATTTTATCTCATTTAAACCGAAGGAAGGAATCTGGGTCGCTGCCAAACGAGAGGCTGAGATCACCAAACACAAGTTGGATCAGAATGAAGCTGAGATAGAACGATGGAAGTCCTACTTTAACCAGATTTGCATCGAGTGGCTGCAGAAGTTTGTGAACTATGGGAAGAGCTCACTGATGAGAACAGgtagagtcacatgacctgtggcagcatgacatcacacacctgcaggacacctgtgtcatccccccagccccccctcctcccaaactgtctctctgcccctctccccatgtccccccctcttcctccctccctttacTCTCACTTTTCTTCACCTGTTTTCCAACTGCCCCCCCTGaccctctctccccccattcttccccccaccctgtctctctctctcacccacctgccccccaccccccctcctcccacccttgtccccctctctcttcccttccccctctccccatGTTCCCCCTCTTCTTTACTCTCACTTTTCTTCACCTGTTTTCCaactgcctctctccctctcccccttctccttctcccccctctggtgttcccaccctgtctctctctctgtctctcacccacctgcccccccccccccctaccctgtctcccccacctccacccctccctctctctttccttcaccTTCACCCCATTTCTTCCCTTCTTCTTCCCTCTGCTTTACTGCCTCACTTCTCTTCACCTGTTTTCCTACtgccccctccaccctctccccccattcctcccaccctgtctctcacccccccccctcctccaccctgtctcCCCATGgcccccctctggtcctccctctcatcctctctctgtccccccagagctgccgtcagtgtctctgctccagaagaccccctcctctcctgtcagctgccacGCTACAGGCTTCTACCCCGACAGAGCCACACTGTCCTGGAggaaaggtgaagaggagctcCATGAGGACGTGGACCACGGAGAGATGCTCCTCAACCCTGACGGAACCTTCCAGATGAGTGTTGACCTGAAAGTGTCCTCAGTCCCACctgaagactggagcagctacaagtgtgtgtttcagctgtctgGAGCGAAGGAAATCACCACAACACTGGACAAAAACCAGATCAGGACCAACTGGAGGAAGCCTGGGGTcagaggagatggtggtgagaAGCACACTCTGATTTTACTGTCTGAggaatatttcttcttttctttagtCAACAGGATCTAATtacaggacatgagcaggaataGCAAATGTTCAAACAAGCAAACGTCCAAAGATGTCAGCTCTCCTCACACTTAAATAATTCAGACAGATGAACAGATTTGGAGATGatcttctttagtctttgtcatctgtgctggttttgatggttttgcttGTTTCCTCTCCAGCAGAGGGTCCCAGTAACACGGCCGCCATCGCTGCTGTTGCAGTTGCTGTTCTGGCTCTCGTTCTCGTCGCCGTCGTTGGTTTCCTCCTttacaggaagaagaaaggtgagagatggagatggaatCACATTTGGATTTTCTCTGGTGTTTGCTGAACTTCTCTTGCAGTAATTGTTTGTAACTGTGGTTTCTGCTCTAAGAATCTTTGTTCTGACCTTACAGCTGAAGGGTTACTCTGAGGTCCAGGAGCCACTGAAGCCAAATCCAAACTAAAGGAGAACCGTCAGCATGAAGAGGGTGAGTAGCTTCAtgttagagcagctttatacttgtttttgattcattgagctgctcctctggtgaaACTGGATCAACAATGAATATTCTggtttaatgtgtttgattatttggtctttttcttttcaggatgCTCTGGAATGAGGAGTGTTCTCCTGGAATAAATGCAACAGCTTATTAACCATTAGACACTTTAGAGGTTGTAATTATCAGATCTTTGCTGTTATTCAGTATAAAACTGTGGTGTTTGCTCtgatttttagttttcattTAGAATCAACTGATTTAAACCAGAAAGAACCAGAAATCATCGCTCTTGTCATCATTTGGGTTTAAACATGAGCGTGACCTTTAATAATGGGGGTGTTGGgtctttatttagcttttagTCGATCAATAATGTATCTCTGGATGATGTGTTCACATTAACTGTTGTGTAAACTCATAATTTAAGGGCAGATTTAAAGGGTTTGTTTAAAAGatgatttcctgattgtgtTGTAGAGATGAAAGTTGAAGTTGGAAACAAATTTAAGATGTTTGCAggagttttctgctgctttagatTTAGATTAATGCTGATTTTTGCTTTTCAATAAAATCCCCAACcctgttttggtgtgttttttgatttctttcaggttgtgatgctcctgatctgtcaagttttattttagtttaatttaGCCTATAGAACGCCTTTAAAcagtgaagatgctcctcatctAGACAGCCTGGTTCATGTTT from Takifugu rubripes chromosome 12, fTakRub1.2, whole genome shotgun sequence harbors:
- the LOC115251715 gene encoding H-2 class I histocompatibility antigen, Q9 alpha chain-like, with product MKSLDFLLLLALMSLPDSSAVTHTLKYFDTASSGVPNFPEFVVVGMVDDLQIDHYDSNTRRSQPKQEWMKEFTADDPQYLDTQSQVAFGTQQIFKGNIETAKPRFNQTGGVHMLQSMYGCEWDDETGEKNGFFQDGFDGEDFISFKPKEGIWVAAKREAEITKHKLDQNEAEIERWKSYFNQICIEWLQKFVNYGKSSLMRTELPSVSLLQKTPSSPVSCHATGFYPDRATLSWRKGEEELHEDVDHGEMLLNPDGTFQMSVDLKVSSVPPEDWSSYKCVFQLSGAKEITTTLDKNQIRTNWRKPGVRGDGAEGPSNTAAIAAVAVAVLALVLVAVVGFLLYRKKKGESLQLKGYSEVQEPLKPNPN